In a genomic window of Lusitaniella coriacea LEGE 07157:
- a CDS encoding circadian clock KaiB family protein: protein MGDRAPHFFKGIALFTPAGDLVYCIDPTKQGRWHLHLCARLQEILQLLEPPHFLVPSYTATIDYWLDPRTNRIETIAEVSPPVARYQALLNAVFGTGDLIWQVTPWQEKFCDPMILETYRPQFPQLWEEQDLVVRLEPHQEVLKTPKQGVSDSYPPTSGYVLRLFVSGDNRTTEQTLKKIHQLLEQGLHSPYTLKVIDVFKHPEQAEANQVAATPTLMRVFPEPIRRIVGKLEDTRRVLEIITMS from the coding sequence ATGGGCGATCGCGCACCTCACTTTTTTAAAGGGATTGCTTTATTTACACCAGCCGGAGATTTGGTGTATTGCATCGATCCCACCAAACAAGGGCGATGGCATTTACATCTGTGCGCGCGCCTGCAAGAAATTCTACAATTGCTCGAACCGCCTCATTTTCTCGTTCCCAGCTATACTGCAACGATCGATTATTGGCTCGATCCGCGTACCAATCGCATTGAAACGATAGCGGAGGTTTCTCCCCCAGTCGCCCGATATCAAGCATTACTCAATGCAGTGTTTGGAACGGGGGATTTAATCTGGCAAGTTACGCCTTGGCAAGAAAAGTTTTGCGATCCAATGATCCTAGAAACTTATCGCCCTCAGTTTCCGCAATTGTGGGAGGAACAAGATTTAGTGGTGCGTTTGGAACCCCATCAAGAAGTTTTGAAGACTCCGAAGCAGGGAGTTTCCGATTCCTATCCTCCAACATCGGGTTATGTGCTGCGGTTGTTTGTTTCTGGGGATAATCGCACGACGGAACAAACTCTAAAAAAAATCCACCAACTTTTGGAACAGGGTTTGCACTCTCCTTATACTTTGAAGGTGATCGATGTTTTTAAACATCCCGAACAGGCTGAAGCCAATCAAGTGGCCGCAACCCCAACGCTGATGCGCGTTTTTCCCGAACCGATTCGACGAATTGTGGGTAAGTTAGAAGATACGCGGCGGGTATTAGAAATTATTACGATGAGTTAA